AGGCTAATTAAAACACCTAGATTTAATGTATGATTTCTAATGGAAGCCAGATTGTAAATTGAGGCAGTAAACAGGAGCAAAAATACACCTGTTGAAATGGATTTGGTGAGTAGGTAGAGTGCGTGTTTATAATTGGGATCCTCGTGGGTATAATCCTGTCTGTTTTCAGGAGTTGAAAGGGTGAAAAAGTCAAATAAGTTATTTTTTATTTTGCTAAAATAAAATTTAGATTTATATAAATTATCTAGTTTTAAGTGGTTTGTGTTTGTTTTTGTTGTGAGATATAGAGTGTTACTTTTTTTTGATTGAAAAGCCCATAGTCTATAAAAGAAAGACATAATTAGCGTTAAAACATTCGATTTCCTATATTGGAAATGAGCGTTTTTTTGAGCTTTAACGCTAATGTTTTGATTCATCTGATTGAAGTTAATTTGAATTCAAATTTGATGAAATAAGGATTGATTTTATACCTGAATTCTTAAACAAGAAGCAGGGTCTTCATTATAAAAACGTTCAATGTCTTCCTGATTAATTCGAAGCGCCCATTCCATTTTATTTGTGGTCATGATTTCACTAAAAACGAATACGGTCTTGGGGGAATCTTCTGAAAGAACACATCTGTCAAAAACTTCCGGATCTGTAGAAATGAGAATGAAGTCATTCTTCAAAGCATAGTTCCATACTTCTAAATCAGAGTAGTTGGAAAGTTGAGTTCCGGTAATATGTAGTGAACCTGGAAAAATATCAGAGATACTATCTATAATTCGCTTAGAAATATTCTGGTCGATCAGTAATTTCATTGGAAACGAGTAATTACGAAGTAAAACTTAGTTTAAGTTCTCTGTTAGCAGCAAAAGATAAACAAGCGTTAATATGTTCTTCATTTAGTTCTGCGTAATCGTTAAGTATATCTGATTTAGACATTCCTGAAGCCAACCAGTTTAATACATCATACACAGTAATCCTCGTACCTTTAATAGTAGGTTTACCAAATCTTTTCTCCGGTTTAATCTCTATTAATTCCATACGCTTTGTTTTATTATGAGTGGTGTAACAAAGAAAGCCAAAATGTTGAGTTTTAAAGGGTAAAGAGGATATAATTTTTATACAATTTATTAACCATGTAAATAGGCTTAGTTTTAAATTGATTTAGTCAAGTGAAATAAATATAACACGGACTACATTGAGTTTTTGTGATATGTTAATCATTGATGGTCAAATCTTCTTTTTAATAAGACATTTTACTTAAAATAAATTCGGATTTTGAAAGAAAATAAGGTTTATTTGAATACCTGTTATCAGATCAATATTTATCAGAGACTTGAAAAAGAATTTAAAAGAATATATACTTCTAGCACTGTCTGTTTTTAGTTTTAACCTATTGATATTTTCTCAGTTAAGTGTTTCTGATAGTGTGTTTGATGAGATTAAGGTACACGGAGCAGATATCGTATTAACCGGAATATCTGAGCCTAAAGTACATTTTGACTCTTTAGATATTGCGGTGATTGATTTTGCAATTAAATACAGCAGAGAACATGGATTAAATGAGCATTTAGCCAGATTATACATTCAAAAAGCGAAATTTAATTTAGAACAGGATAAAATATCAGAATGTATCTTTTATTGTTTAGAGGCTTTAGAATTGTGCAAAAGCTATAATATCTCGTTAGACTTAAAGAAATCTGCATATATCACTTTATCAAAAGGATTTCAGGAAATGGGTGCATTTGATGAATCCATTGGCCATAGGAATAGTTATTTAGAGCTTGCAAACGGGGAAGTTTGGGATGAAGAAATTTCTAATTCATTAAGTTTTATTGGGAATTTATATCTAAGAAAAAAGGATTATGATTCAGCATATCATTTTTACGATAGGGCCAGGATATATTCCGAAAAATTTAATCAACAACGAAGTACTGCTGAAGCTTTAAATAACCTTGGGTTAACGGTATACAAGATTCCGGAGTTTGATTCTGCAGCTAATTTCTTTGAAGCGGCTTTAAAAATATATAGGACAAAACACACACCGGAAGATAGTTTAAAAGTGGGAATAATTACAGGTAATTTGGCCATTTGCTTTCATCTTAGAAATGAAAAAGAGAAAATAATTAGACTAGTGAATGAGCAAATTCAAATTACCAAAAGGTATAAAGATTATGACGCACTTTCTGTAGCTTATTTTGAAATGTGTAATACCTATTATAATCTTCAGGATTATAAGAAAACACAGATTTATTTAGATTCCGTATTGGCTACTAATCTGTTAAGAAAACAGAATGAAGCGGCCAAATTTCAAAGGTTAGGTATATATGGGTCTTATGGTCATATAACCAGGTTGTTGAGGGATTTTGATAAAACGATGTATTACCATGATTTGTATTATGCGATATATGATTCTTTATATGGAGCAAGTGTAACAGAGGAATTGGTGAAGAGTGTTACTCAATATAAAGTTTCAGGTATTAAAAGTGAATTAAAACTTAAAAAAGCACTTTTACAACAAAGTCAAGATGAGATAAAGGCGATGGAACAGGAGAAGAATTTATCCACATTAAAAGTAGTTTTTGGAAGTGTAACAGGGATATTATTATTAGCTATTGGAGGAATTGTTTTCAATAAAATGAAGTCTGAGCATAAAAGAAAACTTGAGATAAAAGAACTTAACCAGCAAATTCTTGAAGCGACTGTAAAAAACAAAACAGATCGATTAACTCAGTCTGCATTGAGTATGACCAGAAAAGTTGATTTTTCAAAAGAATTAATTAGTAAACTATCTAAGATAAAGGGTATAGAACCAAAGGATTTATCTCCAATCAAAGTTTTTATATCAAATGAGTTTAGAATGGATGAATCTTTTTTGGAAATGGAAAATTATATTGCTGAATTAAGTGAAGATTTCTTTTTGACGCTTAAAATTAAGTTCCCTGAATTGACAGAAAATGAAATTAAACTGTGTGGTTTGATTCGTTTGGGGTTATCCAACAAAGAAATTGCGGTGATTAAAAACAACACACTGAATACTATAAAAGTAGCTAAGACGAGATTGAGCAAAAAACTGAACCTGGTTCCAGGGGCAAGTATTTTAGAGTTTTTAAAATCTATTTAGATCACATATAAAAAAGCCTCGAAGAATTTTTCTTCGAGGCTAGGTTTTAACAAATCTAAAAGCAATAAAAATGTACCTCTGTGATGATGTTATTTATTGATTATGAGGTTCCAGAGGTTGATTTGTTAAAAGAGGTTTAGATTATGGATAAATAACCTCAATAGATTTATTGAACAAGGATTTTGTAGATAGCTGTCTTTTCATCCTTTTGGACTTCCACAAAGTATATTCCTGGAGCAACATTCTCTAATGAGATTTCTTTAATCATTTCACCACTGATACTCTGGAAAGTATCATAATATAGGATAGAGCCATTCAAATGGATGACCTGAATCTCCATATTTGAATTTTGACCAGATTCTATGGAAATGTTAAACTGGCCGTTATTTGGATTAGGATATACTGATATTCCGGTCAATGGATCAATTTCAGAGATACTTACAAGTTTGCCATACCTCACTTGAGAGTCAACCATAAAATCATCAGTGCAACTATTATAAGCCGTTAATTTAACTGAGACAATAACAGAATCTGAATTTGTCCAGGGATAAATATGTATCGGGTGAATATCTGTAGATGTGGTTCCATCTCCAAACTCCCATAAATATGAAGTCGCATTTTGAGACGTATTGGTAAACGCCACTGTGTATGAAGAAGAGGAATCGGTGAAAGATGCGATTGGATTTAGAATTTCTGAAACAAAAACAGAATCAGATGAAATACAATTTTGATCGGTTACTGTTACCGATACCATTCCCGGAGTATTTACAGAAAGTGTTTGATTTGTAGAACCATCATGCCATGCATAAGTACCCGTGATATTCGCATCAATGACCACATTTGACCCTTCACAAAAAGTTGTAGAATCAACCAATGAAACATCTGTGCTTTGTGTAATCTGAATGGTATCCGCGGAGTGACACCCATTGGAATCAATAACAGAAATGCTCACGGTTTGCGCTGAATCAACTGTTATTGATGAACTTGTTGATCCCGTACTCCATAAATAAGAACCATTATTGATGTTGGCAGCTAACTGTGCTGATGTGCCTTCACATAAATTGGTGTCATTGATAACTACTGTTTCCTGCGCAATAATGTCAAAGTTTGCAGACCCTGTACCGCATAAACCAATGACACTAATTTGTTGTGTGCCGTGTGTGGTAAAAACATGAGTTTTATTGGTGTCCACGTTATTCCAAATTACGGTATCAAAATAGAGTTGTGTCAATGTTAAAGTATCTCCGGTACACAAAGTATGGTTTAAGTTTTGGCCCAATACTGAAAGCGCCATAAACTCATCCGCTCCAATGCATGGAATCGCTTGACGTGCTTGTCCACTAAAGTCTGTATTGATTCCTAATATTGGTGAGCCTTTAGCATATAGATCAATAGTACAGACAAGTAATCTGGTTGTATCCGTATACACTGAATCGACACTTATTGAATTGGCATCCAGTCCTGATGCAACTTGCCAATGATTAATGGAATCATGAGACGTTCCATTGATCCAGCCAACTCGACCGGTTGAATCAGGAACGCTTAGGTTGTTGTAGTCACATTCTGCTACAGATGATCCTGCAATTCGAATGGCGATACCTGAATTTCGAACCTGAACATTATTATTTTTCAAAGAGACATATCCAGGTCCGTTGATATTGATTCCTCTATTGGTAGAGTTTGTACCTGATTTATATATGGAATTGAATGTGTATGCGACAAACAAGTTATCGATAATGCTTAATGCATTTGTCGATGCATTTGCAGGCATGTATATTCGGTTATTAGATACCTGAGTCATATTATTTAATGTCCCTCCAATACCATTGAATTTCATTCCTTCTTTTGGAAAGTGTGTACGACCTTCGATGTAATTATTTTTGTACGAACCTCCGAAATTGGCTTCAAATGAAAATGCGATACCCGATGGGTAGGTCGTATTAGAAAAGATATTATTCCTCTCAAATTGAATATCTTTTTGATTGGTAATAACGGCTCCATATGACCTTTGATGTCTAAACCTGTTTTGTGTAAAAACGTTACTATCTGCCAGATTTCCTCCTGGAGCTTTAAATAGTATACCGTAAGAACCTCGCATGATCGTATTGTTAGTGAATTTCCAATGAGAATTGTCCCCAGTATTCATGTATACTACCGCATTATTGGTGGTGGTATATGTAGTGGTGGTGGAGGTCAATAAGCAATTTTTAATGGTAATACTTTTATTAGAAGCACCTGCTGTGACTAATGCTCTGGAATATGGTGCACCAAGAGCTTTTATAGCAATATTGTCAAATATGATGTTCGAAATATTTTTAAGCTTAACCACATAATTATTTCCGCTATTTGATGGATTGTATTTGATTACAGCCTTTTGATTACCGTTTGGTTGCGTTCTAAAGGTCACTGTATTCGTATCCGAAATACCATGAATACCTGAAACTTCTATTTGCTCTGTATAATTGGTATCGTACACATCAAAGATAACTGGTCCACATACTCCATAGGTTTGCATGGCCTCAATTGCTTCTGTAAAATTATGATAGTAACCAGTTCCTGGAGTAGGGTGGATACTATATGTGCCGGATAAAGAACTATGAATAATTTTGCTAATCGTGTCGTTAATATTCATGCTATCTACCCCCCCATTTGGGTTAGAGGTCCATACTTTAAGAACATCGTTATCAGAGAAGCCGCCAATAATGGTGCCTAGAGTTACAGTGTCATTATCAAATTGTGCAATAGATCCGTTCCATTGGAAAGCAGTTTGAAGAGTTCCATTAATAGACCAATTAATATCTACAGAATTCAAATTCGCTGTACCAGCATTATGGAGTTCTATTTTAACCAATGAATCCACTATACAATTTGGGAAAGTTGGATTAATTAATGACTGTACAGATGCATCGTTAGTGAAAATAGGCGTATTATCGATTCTTATGTTAGGTCTTTTATTCGTTAAAGAACCATTACCAAGCGAACACCCCACATCATTGTCTTTATATTTACCTCTAGACTTGTTTGCCGCATTAGAATATCTAACACCAGTTGATGTACCCCATGAGGTATTGTCAAAGCATACTTCAACAATGATTCCATCACTACCATTCCAGTAAAATGGCGATTGAAATGAATATTGATTCCATCCCAGAGTTGGAGTTATAGGAGTAGATGAACTATAGACAATAGTTGGATTTGCAGCCCACCCAACGGGTATTGTTGTCGTAGTATTGGGTACAGTAGAAAGTTTAATTGTAAATCCATTTAAAGGCACACCGCTGGCTGAACCCACATTAAAACCCAGACTCCAAATCATACCTGCTACAGCTCCATTATTTATGAGTTGTTGTCCTGTATATAAGTATTGGTGTCTTGCATCATGATAATACGTGCTATAAGGTGTTGCAACCGATGAAGTCGTGTTATTTGTTCCCCCTCCAATTGTTACATAATTCTGAGAGAATAGTGAATTGGAATTCATCCCTATGAATAGAATGAATAGCAATAATAATTTTTTCCAGGTTTTGTTTTTCTTCATATTATATCGAAATATTTAATTGTTTCTCTCAAATATATTGGGCGAGAATATGAATGAGGTTAAAAGTTTGGGTAAAAAACGAGGAGACGAAATTAGTTGCGTATGTCTTTGTTTTGACTCAAAATTATCTTTGGATTAAGACTCGTTTTTTTAAATGGAAAAGCGGTAAAAGCTTGATTTTATTGGCCTATAATGAGTGTTTTATTTAAGAGGGAAAACGAAGCAATAAAACTTTGTATGTGTATTGAAAATGAAGGTGGTATAATCATGCTTACCTATTGCTTACCATAGTAAAATTGAAAATAGATGAAATGGAGGTGGATTTTTGATGAGGGCTTGAATAAAACGAAAAAGATTAGTGAATAGATGTAACGTTTTTTCCAAGTTTCAAACGTGTATTTTCCTCGTCTTGCATATTTTTATTGGGAATACGCTTTTGAGAAATAATCTCCAGACTATAATAATCAAATTCTTCGACAACTTTACCATGGAGTAAATAACTACCTGTACCTGTAAAAGGGTATTTGGAAGCAACTAGTGGAAAACTTACGGTATCTAACCATTGTCCTTTAAGGTCAATAAAAGTGCCGAAAAACATTCCTTTCTTATTTCGTGTCTTAATGCTTTTGACGTGAATAAGATAACCTACAATAGTAATGTTTTGATTAACGTATTGGGGTAACATTTCAGCTGTGATAGAAGAGGAGGGAATATGGGATGAGAGCTTAAAAGGTGAAATACTTATGGGGAATCCAAAAAGTTCAATTTCATCAAAGGCATCCTCAAGATCATGTTTCCACAAGGTAGGGAGTTCAAATTTTTTTGCTTTAGGTTGAAATAAAGACAATGTTTTGGGTTTCTTTTTTTGTTTATTCAGAAGTAGATGCGCATCCCATAAAAGGGTCTTTTTCGTTTGTTTGGTAAACTGAAAAGCATTGCTTCGAATAAGAATCATTAATTGTTCCAGAGAGACAGGAACACGTTGAACAAAGTCCCTAAACCCACTTAAAAACCCAAAACGATTCCGTTCCCAGAGGATTGCTTTGATGGTTTTAGCTTCTAAACCATGAATAAAATTAAACCCCAAATAGATTTCAGTACCATATAATACGGTAATTTGTTCACTTTGATTAATACAGGGCAAATGAATTTTTCCTCCGTGTTTTTGGGCTTCATAAATATAGAGTTGACGAGAGTAGAAGCCCCCACCATTGTTAATGGTGGCGACTAAAAACTCAAGTGGATAGTAAGCTTTCAGATATAAGCATTGATAGCTTTCAACGGCATAACTCGCAGAATGCCCCTTGGCAAAAGCATATCCTGCAAAACTTTCGATTTGATACCAAACTTCTTTGACATGAGCCGGATCATAACCTTTGGTTTTACAGTTATCAAAGAATTTCCTTTTGACTTGTTGAAATTCATCTCTGGAACGATATTTTCCACTCATTCCACGTCTTAATACATCTGCTTCTGCCAGTGAAAGTCCGGCAAAATAATGTGCAACCTTAATCACATCTTCCTGATATACCATTACACCATAGGTATCTGGCATTAAATCATATAGGATTTTTGATTTTTGTCGGGCCAATTCACGTTTTTCAGGATTTCGATGACGGATAATGTATTCACGCATCATCCCACTTTGCGCAACCCCTGGACGAATCACTGAACTTGCGGCTACAAGATCTAAATATTTACTCACACGGAGTTTTCGCAGGAGCATGCGCATCGCAGGAGATTCAATATAAAAGCATGCAATTGCATTTCCCTGTCGGAGTAAATCATTTGATTTTTGATCTGTTTTTAGACTTTTAATATCATGGATATCTAATGTCGTATTTTGGTTAGTGTCCCGAATAATTTGAAGGGCATCTTTAATCTTAGCCAATCCTCGTTGCCCTAGAATATCGAATTTATATAGGGAAATATCTTCGGCCGTATGCATATCAAAATGTGTGGTAGGGTAGCCTTTGGGAGGCATAAACGTAGCCGAAAAATAATGAATAGGACGATCGGAAATAATGATTCCCGAAGAGTGAACGGTTAAATGGCTGGGAAAACCGTGAATAAGTGAACTGTATTTCAATACGATTTTGCCAATTTCATCTGCTTTCTGCGGATAGCGTTGTAGTTTGTCTATTTCATGATTTGGGAGCCCAAAGACTTTGCCCAGTTCTCGAAGTACCGATTTTTGTTTGTAAGTGCTATATGCGGCTAAAAGTGTGGCATTCGGAAATCGTTCGAAAATGTATCGGGTAATATCTTCTCGATCCTTCCATGAAAAGTCAATATCGAAATCGGGCGGATTTTGTCGGAATAAGTTGATAAATCGCTCAAAATAAAGATCTAATTCCATGGGGTCTACATCGGTGATTCTAAGTAGATAAGAGATGATGCTGTTAGCTCCGCTACCACGGCCTACATAGTAGTATCCTTTACTTCGTGCATATTTCGTGACTTTCCAGGCAATCAGGAAGTAAGAAATAAACTTCTTTTTTCGGATGACGTCCAGTTCCATATTAATTCGATCATATATATCATCATCTATTGTATCGAATCGATATGCCAGATTTTTAAATGCAAGATGTTTGATAAATCGAAAGTCAAGTTCTTCATTTCCGGTATAATGGCTGAGGTTATTATGACCGTTTTCATTTTTGAGATCAAAATGGATATGACAAGCATCTAATAGATCATGAGTATTTTGAATGATTGTAGGGAATTCTGCGAATACTTCTTTAAGATCGTCCGGACTATAAAAAATGTCTTTCGGGTCAGCTTCTTCTGTTTTAGAAAGTTTACTGAGTAGGGTGTTATTAGCTATAGCACGTAAGAGTCGATGTGCATTAAAATCACGTTTATTTCTAAAAGTCACAGGCTGTAAAATCACCAGTTTATCTTGATGGTATTTGAGTTTCCCTAAACGCAGTTCATGAATTTGTGAAGCTTTCACCCCAATAAATTCGTTTTCGTTTAATGCAGAAACGGGTTGAGTCCCTAATGGATAAATGGTAAATGCATTTTTGAAAGGAGGAGCCTGAGGTGGGATGGGTTGGTCCAAATGATTGTAATAGGATAGATGTTGGTTGATTTCCTGAAATCCCTGATTGTTTTTGGCTAAAGCTACAAATTGTTGTTGTGCCCCATTTCTAAAATCAATACCTGCGACTATTTTGATGAAATGTTTTTGAGTCAGCCGTAAAAAGTCCAATAGCGCGGTGGTGTTGTTGATATCTGTAATCGCAAAAGATTTCACTTGAGCATCCAGCATTTGATGGAGCAATTCCTTGGGAGAAATCGTTCCAAATTTTAAACTGTAATATGTGTGATTATTAATATACATACATCTTTTGCGTGCACTAGTTAGTTTAGATAATCCGAAGTGCTGTAAATGCAAAGTTGAATAATATATTTAACAGTTGTTGTTAATATATTTTACATATGTGGATGTTGTATGAATATCTCAAATTAGTCTATTCATTTTCTGAGTTTTGATTGATTTTTTAGGTCGATTATATGATAAAACAAACCTACTTTTGCAGAATAAAATTTCAATTTTGAAAGGTTAAAAACTCTAGCGTATCACAATCCTTGTTCATGAAAAAGATAGTACTATTTATAGTGCTTATAGCCAGTTTAGGCTTACAAGCGCAAACCACCCATACTGTAATAAATACTAATGACTCGGGCTTAGGTTCCTTAAGAGCGATAGCGGATAGTTGCGTAGCGGGTGATACCATTCGTTTTTCTCCATCTTTAATTGCTTTAGGGTCTGATTCCATAGTTTTAACTACTGGTGAAATAGCTTTTGATACTAATGGTGTAGTGATAAAAGGTTTATATACAGTTACGGATACATTGTTTATATCAGGAAATAATAATTCCCGGATTTTTTCATTTAATGGAGCAGGTAGAGTTGTTTTAGATTCTTTGGTACTTGTAAATGGCAATGGTAATGGTGTCAGTTCTGGGAATGGAGGGGCAGTTTACAGCTATTTTTGCTCTGATACGTTATTTGTAAAAAACTCTAAGATATCTGGAAATACAGCTAATCAAGGAGGAGGAATTTGTTCCACTGTGGCTACTTCATTTGTGAGTTTAATAAATACAACAATATCGGGAAATGTTGCTTCTAGTAAAGGAGGAGGAGTTTATCTATATTCTAATATACCATCTCCTATAAGCATCTTAGATTCTAAGGTTTTAGGAAATACGTCAGCGAATGGAGGAGGGGTTTATTGTTTATCTAATAATTCTATTTTTTATTTTATTATAATAGAAAACAGTATTATATCTGGAAATAATGCATCTAATTTGGGAGGAGGGATTTATTGTTTTTCTAATTCGGGTTCTATTAGTTTAATTAATTCTACTTTACAGGGAAACACCGCTTTTGAAGGTGGGGGGGTTTACTCCAAGACAAAATCATCATCTATTGATATAATGAACTCTATGGTTTTAGGTAATTCTGCTTATAACGGAGCGGGAGTTTTTAGTTTTTCTGCTGGTTTTCAATTTGATTCTTGTTCTTCTATTATGAATGTAACGAATTCAACCATATCAGGAAACGTTGCTTCTAATTGGGGGGGAGGAATTGTTTCATATTCTCGTTATTCATACAATTATGCGTCTCATGGGTCTACTTCATCTTCTTTTGTGAATGTAGTAAATTCCACGGTATCTGGGAATTCAGCCCCTTCTGGAGGAGGGGGGATTTATTCAAATTCGTATTCTTCTTGTCCTTCATTAATAAATTCTTCTTGTTTGGCATCGTCCCAAGTTAGTCTTACAAATTCTACAATATCTGGAAATTCTGGAACTTCAGGTAATGGGGCGGGGGTTTATTCAAAGGCCTATTCTACTTATACACCTTTTTATTCTCCATCTTCAATACATACAACAAGTACTATAATAGCAGAAAACGGTATTAATTCTAGTGGAATATATAACAGTACTGTTCCTACAGTTATATCAAATGGATATAATATTTTTAGTGATGCACCAACGGGAACGATAAGCTCTGATAGTATAAATATTACTACTTCACAATTAAATTTGTTGCCTTTAGCATTTAATGGAGGGACTACACAAACAATGCGACCTGGCCCTGGTAGTATTGCCGTAGATAATGGAAATCCAAACGACAACTCTGATGCACAAAATGCACCAATAGTAGGCACAAGAGATGTGGGTGCAACAGAAGGGTGTTTTGCATTACCCTCTTCCATTTCAATAGCTGCTTGTAATTCTTATACTGTACCGAGTGGAAATAATACATACACACAGAGTGGCATATATAAAGATACGCTTACAACTAATTGTGGAGCGGATAGTATAGTAACTATTAATCTAAGTATTGTTAGTCAATATTTAAGTGTTGATACAATTGTAGCCTGTAGCAGTTATACCTGGATAGATGGAATTACATATACATCCAATAATAATACCGCTGTAGATACTTTGCAGAGTAGTGGAGGTTGTGATTCTATTGTGACTTTGGATTTAACTATTTTACAACCTTCTTCAGGCATAGAAATGGTTACGGCTTGTGATAGTTATATTTGGAATGGGGTTACCTATAATTCAAGTAATAATACGGCCTTAGATACGTTAGTGAATGCTGTCGGGTGTGATAGTATAGTTGTACTTGATCTAACAATATTAAATTCAACAACCTCAACAATAACAACAGCTGCTTGCGATAGTTATACTTCTCCAAGTGGAAATTATATATGGGTAAGTTCTGGTACTTATATGGATACGATCCCGAATTCAGTAAATTGTGATTCTATTCTTACGATTAATTTGACCATTAACTACTCAAGTCATCATACGGATACAGTTACAGCTTGTGATATTTATACCTGGATAGATGGAATCACATATACTTCAAGTAATGATACGGCAACACAATTATATACAAAATCGAACGGCTGTGATAGTATCATTACACTGGATTTAACGATTAACACCACTCAATATGTCACAGATACAATTATGGCTTGTGATAGTTATACTTGGGTTAATGGGGTTACATATACTTCAAACAATAATGCCGCTGTAGATACTCTTGTAAGTACATCTGGATGTGATAGTATTGTCACACTTGATCTGACGATATTAAATTCGACCACTTCAACAATTGCGATAACAACATGTGATAGTTATACTTCTCCAAGTGGAAATTACGTATGGACAAGTTCCGGTACTTATATGGATACAATCCCGAATTCAGTAAATTGTGATTCTATTATCACTGTAAATTTGATAATTAATAATTCAACAACTTCAACACTAACGGTAACAACATGTGATAGTTATACTTCCCCAGGTGGAAATGTATGGATGAGTTCAGGAACTTATTTGGATACGATACCGAATTCAGTAAATTGTGATTCTATTATAACTATTAATTTGACTA
This genomic interval from bacterium SCSIO 12643 contains the following:
- a CDS encoding DNA polymerase III subunit alpha — its product is MYINNHTYYSLKFGTISPKELLHQMLDAQVKSFAITDINNTTALLDFLRLTQKHFIKIVAGIDFRNGAQQQFVALAKNNQGFQEINQHLSYYNHLDQPIPPQAPPFKNAFTIYPLGTQPVSALNENEFIGVKASQIHELRLGKLKYHQDKLVILQPVTFRNKRDFNAHRLLRAIANNTLLSKLSKTEEADPKDIFYSPDDLKEVFAEFPTIIQNTHDLLDACHIHFDLKNENGHNNLSHYTGNEELDFRFIKHLAFKNLAYRFDTIDDDIYDRINMELDVIRKKKFISYFLIAWKVTKYARSKGYYYVGRGSGANSIISYLLRITDVDPMELDLYFERFINLFRQNPPDFDIDFSWKDREDITRYIFERFPNATLLAAYSTYKQKSVLRELGKVFGLPNHEIDKLQRYPQKADEIGKIVLKYSSLIHGFPSHLTVHSSGIIISDRPIHYFSATFMPPKGYPTTHFDMHTAEDISLYKFDILGQRGLAKIKDALQIIRDTNQNTTLDIHDIKSLKTDQKSNDLLRQGNAIACFYIESPAMRMLLRKLRVSKYLDLVAASSVIRPGVAQSGMMREYIIRHRNPEKRELARQKSKILYDLMPDTYGVMVYQEDVIKVAHYFAGLSLAEADVLRRGMSGKYRSRDEFQQVKRKFFDNCKTKGYDPAHVKEVWYQIESFAGYAFAKGHSASYAVESYQCLYLKAYYPLEFLVATINNGGGFYSRQLYIYEAQKHGGKIHLPCINQSEQITVLYGTEIYLGFNFIHGLEAKTIKAILWERNRFGFLSGFRDFVQRVPVSLEQLMILIRSNAFQFTKQTKKTLLWDAHLLLNKQKKKPKTLSLFQPKAKKFELPTLWKHDLEDAFDEIELFGFPISISPFKLSSHIPSSSITAEMLPQYVNQNITIVGYLIHVKSIKTRNKKGMFFGTFIDLKGQWLDTVSFPLVASKYPFTGTGSYLLHGKVVEEFDYYSLEIISQKRIPNKNMQDEENTRLKLGKNVTSIH
- a CDS encoding T9SS type A sorting domain-containing protein; translation: MKKIVLFIVLIASLGLQAQTTHTVINTNDSGLGSLRAIADSCVAGDTIRFSPSLIALGSDSIVLTTGEIAFDTNGVVIKGLYTVTDTLFISGNNNSRIFSFNGAGRVVLDSLVLVNGNGNGVSSGNGGAVYSYFCSDTLFVKNSKISGNTANQGGGICSTVATSFVSLINTTISGNVASSKGGGVYLYSNIPSPISILDSKVLGNTSANGGGVYCLSNNSIFYFIIIENSIISGNNASNLGGGIYCFSNSGSISLINSTLQGNTAFEGGGVYSKTKSSSIDIMNSMVLGNSAYNGAGVFSFSAGFQFDSCSSIMNVTNSTISGNVASNWGGGIVSYSRYSYNYASHGSTSSSFVNVVNSTVSGNSAPSGGGGIYSNSYSSCPSLINSSCLASSQVSLTNSTISGNSGTSGNGAGVYSKAYSTYTPFYSPSSIHTTSTIIAENGINSSGIYNSTVPTVISNGYNIFSDAPTGTISSDSINITTSQLNLLPLAFNGGTTQTMRPGPGSIAVDNGNPNDNSDAQNAPIVGTRDVGATEGCFALPSSISIAACNSYTVPSGNNTYTQSGIYKDTLTTNCGADSIVTINLSIVSQYLSVDTIVACSSYTWIDGITYTSNNNTAVDTLQSSGGCDSIVTLDLTILQPSSGIEMVTACDSYIWNGVTYNSSNNTALDTLVNAVGCDSIVVLDLTILNSTTSTITTAACDSYTSPSGNYIWVSSGTYMDTIPNSVNCDSILTINLTINYSSHHTDTVTACDIYTWIDGITYTSSNDTATQLYTKSNGCDSIITLDLTINTTQYVTDTIMACDSYTWVNGVTYTSNNNAAVDTLVSTSGCDSIVTLDLTILNSTTSTIAITTCDSYTSPSGNYVWTSSGTYMDTIPNSVNCDSIITVNLIINNSTTSTLTVTTCDSYTSPGGNVWMSSGTYLDTIPNSVNCDSIITINLTINTTQYVIDTIVACDSYTWIDGITYTTNNNTAIDTLLSSSGCDSIITLDLTINTTQYTTDVISSCSNYTWIDGITYTSNNNTAVDTLLSSSGCDSIVILDLTILQPSSGVEVVTVCDSYTWNGITYTSSNNTALDTLINAVGCDSIVTLNLTINNTQYVTDIVSACDSYTWIDGITYTSSNNTALDTLINAVGCDSIVTLNLTINNTQYVTDIVSACDSYTWIDGITYTSDNNTAVDTLISSSGCDSIVTLDLMILNSTSFTDVITSCSPIVWIDGVTYNQTTNGPTYTLMNSQGCDSIVTLDFTLLDVDTSVTRNNLTLTAQATNAIYQWIDCLNGPIVGATNSSFTAIANGNYQVEVSQNGCVDTSACFSITNVGIQEAELIGVKLYPNPTSDVLHIDKGSHQSLEITLTNSAGAIVYQSTSKKQITSIDMSKMATGMYVVTLKNELGVKVEKVVKR